In Moorena sp. SIOASIH, the following proteins share a genomic window:
- the thiS gene encoding sulfur carrier protein ThiS — translation MISNNTTQITLEVNGESRTCSCDTKLPQLLEQLGLNPRLVAVEYNGEILHRQFWNQTQIQEGDQLEIVTIVGGG, via the coding sequence ATGATTTCTAACAACACAACTCAAATTACCCTTGAAGTTAATGGTGAATCCCGTACCTGCTCTTGTGACACTAAACTACCCCAGCTATTAGAACAGCTAGGCTTAAATCCGCGCCTGGTGGCAGTAGAATATAATGGTGAAATTCTCCATCGGCAGTTTTGGAACCAGACTCAAATTCAGGAGGGAGACCAGCTCGAAATTGTCACGATTGTTGGCGGCGGTTGA
- a CDS encoding DUF1565 domain-containing protein translates to MSLIRINTIELTISNPVAWPKANPVAWQKANHSHCHHQHHQHQPRPFDLGLPVTTILLGLTFSVFSQAIPSRMVPLGLGGTTALAQSTQDDRGRNLDRTIERKFLFVNPVTGNDSSGNGTQDSPLKTITQALQAAQPNTVIVLSRGIYSSDMGETFPLLLKPGIKLQGNPRTRGHDVVIRGGGTFVSATAASHDVLIVGADQTIISGVTLNNTNPEGYGLWLEVGSVLVEDNTLTGNSKSGIAVEGNSTPTIRSNYFYKNKGNGLSIYGTSNTQVDDNVFENNDLGILIAENVAPHIVNNRITGNRNGVVVETNAQPFFQNNLIENSQLDGLVLKVGANPDWGNSPESTNNTLNNKLNNIFRGNGRFDINNQDSEPTVIAFGNQLEEETNSEVNSGETENDIIQESEVETPAVSKPAVSKPAVSKPASAPDASDNQAVVMAENSNHSQKTKPNSQENPTTPSQVVPSQPPAEKEPTKEPTSAQVSAASFPVPSSLESQPSTSTDNIGKDAALNNSASTESSRPAARSQTQSQETSETQQPSDPRTQRSHSEPLTPLTLKVIQNQEQSSFEEPTSPPKPGEDSSSFAPASPSQEVIDASSDSSKPTPEAPSTEDVDVMVSMSSQISTPVNQNTSNQNTSNQNTSNQNTSNQNTSASSNSGSSIPVFSTTTQSNWQQRVPPGNNPTSALPSRGYRILVNAESEQQQDLMRSLIPDSFLTSFEGRTVMQAGLFTTLENIDRVLKLLSSYGLSTTIVPLNY, encoded by the coding sequence ATGAGTTTGATCAGAATTAACACCATAGAATTAACTATTTCCAATCCCGTAGCGTGGCCCAAGGCCAATCCCGTAGCGTGGCAAAAGGCCAATCATTCCCACTGCCATCACCAACATCACCAACATCAGCCTAGACCCTTTGATCTTGGGTTACCAGTGACAACGATTTTGCTGGGATTGACCTTTAGCGTCTTCAGCCAAGCTATCCCTTCAAGAATGGTGCCACTAGGATTAGGAGGAACCACAGCTTTAGCCCAATCAACTCAGGATGATAGGGGAAGGAACCTGGATCGTACCATAGAAAGAAAATTTTTGTTTGTAAACCCAGTTACCGGAAACGACAGTAGTGGTAATGGCACCCAGGATTCACCGTTGAAAACTATCACTCAGGCGCTACAAGCTGCCCAGCCCAATACTGTGATTGTACTCTCTAGGGGTATCTACAGCAGTGACATGGGTGAAACCTTCCCCCTACTTCTGAAACCCGGTATCAAGCTACAGGGCAATCCCCGCACTAGAGGTCACGATGTGGTGATTCGCGGCGGTGGTACCTTTGTTAGTGCCACGGCTGCTAGTCACGATGTCCTAATCGTAGGTGCTGACCAAACAATTATTTCTGGCGTAACCCTTAACAATACTAATCCAGAAGGTTATGGTTTGTGGCTGGAAGTCGGTTCGGTTTTAGTGGAAGACAATACCTTAACTGGGAATAGCAAAAGCGGGATTGCTGTGGAGGGAAATAGTACACCAACAATTCGCAGTAACTACTTCTACAAAAATAAAGGCAATGGCCTCAGCATTTACGGAACCTCAAACACTCAAGTGGATGACAATGTATTTGAAAATAATGACTTAGGAATTCTGATTGCCGAAAACGTTGCACCCCATATCGTTAATAATCGCATCACTGGCAATAGAAATGGGGTAGTGGTTGAAACCAATGCTCAACCATTTTTCCAGAATAACCTCATTGAAAATTCCCAACTGGATGGATTAGTCCTCAAGGTGGGAGCTAATCCGGATTGGGGAAATTCACCAGAATCAACAAACAATACATTAAACAATAAATTAAACAATATATTTCGAGGGAATGGGCGGTTTGATATTAACAATCAGGACTCTGAGCCTACTGTGATCGCTTTTGGTAATCAGCTAGAAGAGGAAACTAACAGTGAGGTTAATTCAGGGGAAACTGAAAACGATATCATTCAAGAGTCGGAGGTTGAAACACCAGCTGTTAGTAAACCAGCTGTTAGTAAACCAGCTGTTAGTAAACCAGCTAGTGCTCCTGATGCTTCTGACAACCAAGCCGTTGTCATGGCAGAAAACTCTAATCACTCACAGAAGACTAAGCCTAATTCTCAGGAGAATCCAACCACCCCCAGCCAAGTCGTTCCATCCCAACCACCTGCCGAGAAGGAACCTACAAAGGAACCTACATCTGCTCAGGTCTCAGCAGCTTCATTTCCCGTTCCATCGAGTTTGGAGTCTCAGCCATCTACCTCGACTGATAACATCGGCAAAGACGCAGCACTAAATAATTCTGCCAGTACTGAATCTTCTAGACCAGCAGCAAGATCCCAAACTCAGAGTCAGGAAACCTCTGAAACCCAACAGCCTTCTGATCCTAGGACTCAACGTTCACATTCTGAACCCCTGACACCCCTAACTCTGAAAGTTATTCAAAACCAGGAGCAGTCCTCTTTTGAGGAACCAACATCTCCACCCAAACCAGGAGAGGATTCTAGCAGTTTTGCTCCGGCTTCACCGTCACAGGAAGTGATTGATGCGTCAAGTGACAGCTCAAAACCAACACCGGAAGCACCCTCGACTGAGGACGTTGACGTTATGGTGTCAATGTCTAGTCAGATCAGTACACCGGTTAATCAAAATACTAGTAATCAAAATACTAGTAATCAAAATACTAGTAATCAAAATACTAGTAATCAAAATACTAGTGCTAGCTCTAATTCAGGTAGCTCAATTCCAGTGTTTTCTACAACTACCCAATCAAACTGGCAACAAAGGGTACCTCCAGGGAATAATCCTACTTCAGCTCTACCCAGTCGGGGTTACCGGATTTTGGTAAATGCTGAGAGTGAGCAGCAACAAGATTTAATGCGATCGCTAATTCCCGATTCTTTCCTGACCTCCTTTGAAGGAAGAACTGTGATGCAAGCGGGATTGTTCACAACCCTGGAAAATATTGATCGGGTTCTGAAATTACTCAGTAGTTATGGTTTGAGCACCACTATTGTGCCTCTGAATTACTGA
- a CDS encoding thiamine phosphate synthase: MDDQHSGIMGQKSAICRILDANLDRAREGLRIIEEWCRFGLNSAQMAGECKEMRQELARWHSSEIRIFRDTSGDPGTGLTHPQEERRSSIQQLLQANLCRVQEALRVLEEYGKLYDAQMGIAFKQMRYRVYSLESNLLGYQRHQLLERSHLYLITSLSDQWFAKVEAALQGGLTLVQYREKQADDGDKLADAQKLCQLCHHYGALFIMNDRVDLALAVEADGVHIGQQDVPISLARQLLGSQRIIGCSTTNPDELHRAIAEGADYIGVGPVYETPTKPSKPAAGLDYVKYAKEHATIPWFAIGGIDPNNLNYVLDAGAQRVAVVRGIMEAEQPTLVTQYFLSQLKREHTLRSLEAGVPKP; encoded by the coding sequence ATGGATGACCAACACAGCGGCATTATGGGTCAAAAATCGGCGATTTGCCGAATTTTGGATGCAAATTTAGACCGAGCTAGAGAAGGCTTGCGAATTATTGAGGAGTGGTGCCGCTTTGGTCTCAACAGCGCCCAGATGGCTGGGGAGTGCAAGGAAATGCGCCAGGAATTAGCCCGTTGGCACAGCTCAGAAATCAGGATCTTCCGAGATACCTCAGGTGATCCAGGGACTGGACTAACTCATCCCCAGGAAGAACGACGTTCGAGCATTCAGCAGCTTTTACAGGCTAATTTGTGTCGGGTGCAAGAAGCACTACGGGTGTTGGAAGAATATGGTAAGCTATACGATGCTCAGATGGGTATCGCCTTTAAGCAGATGCGCTATCGGGTTTACAGCCTGGAAAGCAATTTACTGGGATATCAGCGTCATCAGTTGCTAGAGCGATCGCATCTCTACTTGATTACATCCTTGTCAGACCAGTGGTTTGCCAAAGTAGAGGCTGCCCTCCAAGGTGGACTAACTTTGGTACAGTACCGGGAAAAACAAGCAGATGATGGGGACAAACTGGCTGATGCTCAGAAACTGTGCCAGCTGTGCCATCACTACGGTGCTTTGTTTATTATGAATGACCGGGTAGATTTAGCTCTGGCAGTGGAGGCTGATGGGGTTCATATCGGACAACAAGATGTACCAATTTCCTTAGCACGGCAGCTACTCGGCTCCCAGCGTATCATTGGTTGCTCGACTACTAACCCTGATGAACTACACCGGGCAATTGCTGAAGGAGCAGATTATATTGGTGTTGGACCGGTCTATGAAACCCCTACTAAACCGAGTAAGCCAGCTGCTGGTTTGGATTATGTCAAGTATGCTAAAGAGCATGCTACAATTCCATGGTTTGCAATTGGGGGAATTGATCCAAACAATTTAAACTATGTCTTGGATGCCGGAGCTCAACGAGTGGCGGTTGTCCGGGGAATCATGGAGGCGGAACAACCAACTCTAGTGACTCAATATTTTCTGTCCCAGCTTAAACGAGAGCACACTCTTCGATCTCTTGAAGCTGGGGTTCCTAAACCCTAA
- a CDS encoding alpha/beta hydrolase yields MSLEAISIPPANGQRPARLVVALHGWGANAQAVASLVPSLNLPNTQFLIPDAPFSHPQVNGGRMWYDLARDDYRGLEESEERLTYWLNSLQGFTGIPLSSTILCGFSQGGAMALDVGLTLPLAGLASLSGYMHRTPQKVDSSLPSILIVHGRQDTVVPLSAAHRLRDYLLNLGAAVQYRELDMGHEISLELLELLREFIFLNR; encoded by the coding sequence CTGTCTCTCGAAGCGATTTCAATTCCACCAGCAAACGGTCAACGACCAGCACGATTGGTCGTAGCGTTACACGGTTGGGGTGCTAATGCTCAAGCTGTGGCATCTCTAGTGCCATCGTTAAACTTGCCCAATACCCAATTTTTGATTCCCGATGCTCCTTTTAGTCACCCTCAGGTAAATGGTGGCAGAATGTGGTACGACTTGGCAAGAGACGACTATCGGGGATTAGAAGAAAGCGAAGAGCGCTTGACCTACTGGCTCAATTCTCTCCAAGGTTTTACAGGTATTCCCCTATCTTCGACGATTTTGTGTGGCTTTTCTCAAGGTGGGGCAATGGCTCTGGATGTAGGGTTAACCTTACCCCTGGCAGGTTTAGCCTCCTTGAGTGGCTATATGCATCGAACCCCTCAAAAGGTTGATTCATCGTTGCCGTCCATTTTAATTGTGCATGGTAGACAAGATACGGTTGTTCCTTTAAGTGCTGCTCACCGCTTACGAGATTATTTGCTCAACTTGGGAGCAGCAGTGCAGTACAGAGAATTAGATATGGGTCATGAGATTTCATTAGAGCTTTTAGAATTGCTCCGGGAATTTATTTTCTTAAATAGATAA